The Malus domestica chromosome 10, GDT2T_hap1 nucleotide sequence TATAAAAGTATTACTGGGATGACCATTTTTccctcaaaaatataaaaacattaCCGAGAGGACTTCTTTTCCCTCAAAAATACTAAATCAATTTCGTCAACATAAGTAAACCTTTGGAAATAACCATTCTATTTCCGATAAGAACTTTACTCGTCATTAATACAATTGGCGCCAATTCTTCCCGCCAAACAAAAGTGCATTTCCGACGAAACTTGAGACTTTTTCCAAGGACATTATGTACGTTGGTaataaaaatttgtttcatgtcATGTTACCGACGACCCATATTTTATGGTCGCAAAATGTGTTGTTTACGACGGTTTTTTGGGGCCCTCAGAAAATATTCGTCAGTAATGACTACTTTTTTTGTAGTGTTAGATGCatttaaagctcataaacctgcaccccggtgttagtgctcccgcccgtggccagggcacagtccttcacataatgttcacctcccgcaccatacactcaccttgaattcaaggtaaGTGCACAggcctgtcgtacataccactataggtggttccgactcgtaggtgactcttCACTTGATCGTAGTACTTGAGCATATTCATTttcacccagtcctgtcgtacagaccactacagtggttccgactcgtgtgcaagcATAGTGTCGTATAGGTTACTAGAAATGACTTCAGCCAAATTGAGATATGAGCTATGGACTTAGTTGTACAGGCCACAATAGGTGAATCCAGCTGACATATTAATTGCATATgcgatgagatatgaatatgtcgtacaggtcactaccggtgactccgacttatgagatgctagcatataggatgagatatgttatgagctagcatatatgatgagatgctagcatatatttataatgagatatgtgatgagatgctaacatatatatttatgatgagatgctagcatatatgtgatgatatatgatgaaatgctggtatatatttatgatgagatatgtgatgagatgctagcatatatgggATGAGATATTGATTCAACCGTACATGATGGGTGGATCTGGCTAACATGCCATTTCCTATTGGTTTATTTCACCTGGGTTACTCATTCCTGTTAAGATATTTGATGTAGCATAACGGTAAGACTATCattttggttatggttttgATTTATAGTCACACCTgttattttctaggaaattaAACAGGTATTACGGTGAGGGGCTACTATCTTTGGTAGTTGGAATTGGTTTGAAGAGTTTTATTTCactcactcacattttctgttttttgtacccctccaggttctagcagTAGAGTTCCGTATTGACGAAGATTCGTGGCACTTTTCAGCACAGATGTATCTTATGATGGTATAATCATTATCTCACCTTATTGTACTATACATATGCTCTGTATCGCGCGTGAAGTGGGTTCCttcccgctcaccagcgcactctggtatttaggcactcttaagtttaaatttattcatatttttccacatcatcgcactttatggcttcgtcaccttccaggtgtcggccagcgcagctcgattcgaagtcttagtggacattccgggtcggggtgtgtcaataggcatgtaatgccggttataaaaaaagtctttcgcacacggataataatgtgattaaattcgttgtcaaatgattgtttttcttttttagcaaatgatattatctacactaaaggagaATGGGTGAGCTtagggtgagcttagcctcacaataggctagcaataatgtgattcaatcagttaaTTATTAaacattattttctctatttttaaacacgttcaaaacatcttaagaggcgtgtaatgccggctataaaaaaaagtttttcgcacacggataataatgtgattaaattacattaaattagttgtcaaatgatttttttttaacaaacaatattatctacactaagggggagggggtgggcttagcctcacaataggctaccaataatgtgattcaataagttgttttcgtcattttaacagtatttttatatttattttttgtggtttgtttgttttttttttaattagtgtctcacaataggctagcaataatggattcaatttctctatttttaaacacttttaaaacatcttaagagacgtTTAAAACatcttagcctcacaatgggctagcaataatgtgattcaatcaattgtttattaaatattattttctctatttttaaacacgttcaaaacatcttaagaggcgtgtaatgccggttatgaAAAAGATCTTTTGCACGcaaataataatgtgattaaattacattaaattagttatcaaattattgtttttttaataaacaatattatttacactaaagaggagggggtgggcttagcctcacaataagctagcaataatgtgattcaatcagttgtttattaaatattattttctctatttttaaacacgttcaaaacatcttaagaggcgtgtaatgccggttataaaaatgTCTTTCACAAccagataataatgtgattaaattagttgtcaaatgattgttttttttaacaaacgatattatctacactaagggaaagggggtgggcttagcctcacaatgggctagcaataatgtgattcaatcaatagtttattaaatattattttctctattcttaatgtaaattctatatagaccgattttattatgtgaattcagctgctttaattgatttatgagggatttcttctagcatgatgtaagattattcatttacttcaaatatttgactttccttttgtcaatttactcatataaatacatttaaaatgtttAAGTCATGCGTAACACgccataattaaaaaaatgatattttggATGCGATCCCTAATcattaacattctttgattaaaaccttaattgtattcaaagtttgatcaaggtcccttgactttgtacacctcattatattactattaatatttttatttttatagttttgacattaattgtttgatattttatgatatttataatcctataaatttaaattctctcattataatactattagaaacggtaacaataaaaaaattcaaacattttgattgaataaatggataaaaactatgtaaaaataagaaataataaatggcaaaagaatgtatccatagtgttaaaaaaattggtacatttcacatataacaaagtggtatattaataaagaagaatgggtacattataaataaattagggtacagataaaagattaaaaattatgattacaaatgaattttaaaaaaatataggcgctaaaagaaattaatacatgggtacaaaataaaactaaaaagaaaatactacaaatttaaaaaaaaatgttgcaaattaaaagtgggtacaaactcaaaatataaatataggatacaagtttaggcataaaatataagtataccatatgtaatttttctatcattgattaaatatacaatgtcacgtgacagtatacacatgggtacaaacacaaataaaactttaaaaaatatgggaacaaaaagaaactaatatatgggtacaaattaaaaatgaaaagaaaattggtacaaattaaaaaatatttgcaaattaaaaataggtacaaactaaaaactaaaaatatatgataaaaaaatttagccataaatataaatatactaattgtaacatttttgacactaaaggaatatatttaaaaataaaaaatattttattattcaaataattaatgatgttctTAAtatccaaggaccttgatcaaaaattaaaaatgaataagattttaatcaatggaataataaaaagaatgatgtaAATCTAATTTTCCCTTTAAAAAATGTCTTGTGCTTGAATAAAGCAATTCAGCAGTACTAGATGGCTAAGGTTCTCCCGTTTTGGTAGACCAGGGTATTTTGGTAGTGCCAAACGGATGTCGTATTCTCAAAACCACCAAAAACGACGTCGTGTGACGTCGTGTACCTGCTGGATTCCCTTCGAAAGTTCGAAAGCACGCCGATGAAGGAGATGGCGAGGTAAGGTTTCATTTCGATCAATCTTTCAAACTTCCATTCTCCCGAAAGCGCGTGGATTCAATCGGCAATGGAGGAAGAAGACAAACAGCCGCTCAAGGAGGACAAGGGTCCTCAAcaggaagagaaagaagaaccAAAGGGAGGAGCAGCTGAAGCACAAGTGTCGCCGGCGAAAAGTGGCGGAGGATGGGGAGGTTGGGGGTTTTCGTCCGTCTTCTCAGATCTCCAGAAAGCCGCCGAAGAGATCTCCCGCAATGTAAGTGTCTCCAGCGTTTCATAAATGTATTTACATCGGCATTTGTAGTGTAAGTTTACCTGATTTGGTGTGTTTTGGAAAATTAGGGTTTATAAGTTTGGGAAATGTTGATTAGTGGATATACTTTCTGGCGGGTTTAGATGATATCGGAGTTAATTAACTGTTTCGACTGCGAATCTGAAAGTAGGTTTAAGCTATTAAGAGTTTAGTGACGTTATCCAATTGAAAGTTATAAAATATGCAGAGATTTATGTATGTAGTTAAAATGGAAGAATTTAGGGTTGCTGCATTTTGTGGTTCGGTTTGTGAAGTGGCGGTTTTTGGATGCAGGCGGCTGCGGCTGCTCAGACGGCAGCGAAGAGCCTTGCCGACATGCAAGCTGCTGAGGACTCAGAAGAATCTtccaaggaggaagaaggggatACTGAAAAGGAAACCCAAGATGACACTGAGAGCCAAGATGAGCATGAAAAGCAAAGAAAGGCTGCTCTTGATAAATTGGAGAAAGCTAGTGAGGATTCGCTTTTCGGTCAGGCAAGTTGTAAATTTATGGAGTTGAAATCTCTTTTTTATATCTGCAAGTCTTTTGTGTTAATGCATTCACGCCAATCATATATTCATGAAGTTTGTTATGCTgagtttgtttatgtttttattcCGTTTGTTTCTTATGTTGTACTTATTGAATCATACATCTAGCTATCGCTAGGGTAATGCAAATTTTACAAGAACCACATCTATTTCTATACATGTCTCAAATTGATTTAGGATAATTTAACACCAACTTCTGTTTCACTAGATTGGAGGTGTTTGTATCTTAAATTTTGCTTCAATCCTCTAAAGCTGATGCCTTCCATTTGTTCTCCACTTAACATGCTAATTTTCGTTACTTTCAGGGTTTGAAAGTGCTTGATAGTTCCGTGGAGAATTTTGCTACAGGAGCGTGGCAAGCATTAGGAAGTGCATTGAAAGGGGGTACCGACCTAGTGCACAAGTATGTTACAAGTATTTTTGCGGATTTTCTCTGGACCAAAATTTAGTAATTAGCAGATGGCTACAGTCCACATGATTTCTCTTGTTTCTCAGGAAACTAACGAATTAGTAATCTGATAGTGGAATATTGGGCTCAAGATTCTAAGTTCCAACTTCTAACATAGATTATGCAGTTGATATATTTGTGCAAAGTGTGAAATCCAAATTAGAAACACAAACTTGACCTGACTTTCAACTTCTTGTTCTTTAGGATTGAGAATTCTGCTGTGAACCTTGCGGGATCTATCCAGCAAGGTGGAGGTGCTGGTTCTACCGCGCCATCCTTATTAGAGGTTTGCGTTCCCTTGCTACTTTTTTGGTTAACTAATGGTACATCATTGCTTATCTTGGTTTCGTGTACAGACTGGAAAAGCTTTTACATCAAAGGGAATGCAAGTGCTTGAGCTTGTAGGAAAGGAAACTTTGGATCTACTGATCACAGAGACTGGTATAGAAGTTGATAAGGATTCTACACTTTCTGAAAAGGAAACTGAAGAGGATCAGTTATATGAGGAAGTGGGATTTGATCGGTGTTTCTACATATATGGAGGTCCAGAACAGTTGGAGGTCAGTTATTTAATTTTGAGGTTAAATATTGTTATCGTAGGGAATAAAATGTATTAAAGTTGTTCCTTTGTAACACTGTCAGGAACTGGAGGCTTTGTCCAGCCATTATGCGCTATTATTTAATCGGAGAAAAGGAAAGTTGTCATCAGAACAGAAGTCTATTTATGATGGAAAGCTTAAACAGGTGCAACAGATTTTCAGTCTGAATACTGAGTTGGATGGAAGTGGTGCAGAGTTGGACAaaggcaaaaagaaaaagaccgGAGATGATGGAAATAGCAATGAGATGAAGAGTTTGCATGATTCAAGCGTCAGCAAGGCTGCTGATATGGCGGCTGGGTACTATATTTTGTTCAATTTCTATTTTTATTGtcttgtctttttctttttatagatTATTTGCTTCCATGAATGGCTGTTTAGTTCTATTGATTTATTGACTTTCATCTGATTTTCGTAAATACTATATACTGATCTTCAAGCTTGTATAAATCTACTGGCCAATCAATATTCTTTTATTGCCATACCTTTGTTGCTCCATTACCCTCTGTTTATCCACTCAATTTACAAACAAACAACTACGTGTACACTAAAGCCAACATCATCTGATTTCAGCAATTGTAAAACTTGCCGCATCCGTCTTGAGTTACACTGAGACAACATTTTGCCAAGCCACTGTTGATGATGTGTCCTTTCCCCGCCCACTGTCCTTGTCAATCTGAATTGATTGGAGATCTGAGGCTTCGCGCTAAATGatttcaaaattaatttctttatAATCGTGTGCTTATAGAGATGTGTGCATGTGCATATAGATCATATCGCTCCCAACATTGCATCAGACTTGACATGCATGATGCTCTCAGAAAATAAATATCTTTTAAAGGTGAGACTGGTAGCAGGGGAGTCCTATGAAAAGTTATTGCTGGGTGCTGATATGTCCAATTTCAAAACTGGATTGCATTTTAATCAGCCTTCTCActgtacatattttttttagcaATTTCAACAGCGTCCAATTAAAAGAAATGGAGTCGTTTGTTCCTCGTGATTTTGTGATCTTGTCTGACATATTGCTGTAAAAACATGCGTGGTCTTCTATGCTTCCttagttttgtttatttttacaCCATGCATTGTTACTATGACTTTTAAACTTTTCTTCTTATGTTCTTTTTAGGTTCACAAGTGCCTTAGCAGGACAAGCTGTTAACGATATAATTCAAAGAACAACTGGTAGATTGGAGAGTCTTCACTCAGAGGGGGTTCATGTACGTTTCTGTTACTGTATTATTCCATGGCATTCTTATTGACATGGGTTCATTAGTTCTGAAGTAATCATATTTTTGCAGAGGCTGTCAGAATTGTGCTGTTCAGCAGTATCTCAACTGTTGATGCTTGGTAAATCCATCATATCTAGTGCAAACAAAACTCAGGCAGAAGATGTGGATGCCGATCTGGAGAATATCGATTGGCCTGAAGATTCTGTTGAGAAAGCAAAGATAATCAgatcaaaaacacaaacaatgaCAGGATATGTGGAGGCAGTGTCTAGCAGTTTCGTCACAGGTTAATTTCCTTGAACTTTGTTTAGTGCTGCTTATGCTCATAATTGACTACCCTTTCCTAGTTGAAAATATGCCATTACAATTAATGTACTCTCAGATCTAGTCACTTATTGTTACTTAATTGCTCAATGGTAGAAtggttaggatttttttttttttttttcttttttcttcttcgtgTCAAGAAGAGTGGTTAGCTATTAGGTGACTAGTTTGTTGTACAATTGGGAAGATAATCCACATAGATACAGCAACATTTGAACCCGAATATATTATTGTTTGGGGGCCTAATTCCTAAGTTCCCCAACTCCTAAAGCTTCATGTCTTTTCTCTGTGCTTTTACACTGACTTCTTAATTATTCCGTTTCATAGTGTATTAATTAAACCTATCAATAACCTGCACTCCTGAGGCCTTCAATGTCTTTTTATGTAGCAAATATATTTTTGTTGACAGTTTGAGTTTTGATGAACTTTTCAGGTATATCTGATGTTGCAGAAGCTTATCTAGCAGCCATAAAGGGCGCTTCTGAGGACTCCCACGAAGTGCTCCCACGTACATCGATCCAAGAAAAAGCAAGTTCTTTCTCTAAACACCTTCGTGATGACCAGACCACAGCTTTGAGCAAAATCCAGGATGGGCTACACTACTTGTCGTACGTTGTCATTTCAACCTCTATGCCTGCAGCGTGAGAAACCTCAAATCTTTAAGCTCTCTGTTTAGTTTTGTAAATAGTCGGCAtttagagtgagtttaagttttcACATCGTTTCAAGTGTTATACGAAATTGAAGTTCTTAGAACTGTAAAACAATCAGCAACTTGTGACAATAAGGTAGAAATTATACGTTTGCAGTAATTAAAGTTTTGTTGCTTTAATTTCTAGTAAGAATCTATCAATCATGAAAGAGATTTTGTTAACTCGCCGGATACAAGAAAGTCCAAATTAGTTTGGTTTGCTTGTGATGGCAAGAGTTTGTAGTAATGGAAAGCTTGATGAAGATGATTGCAAAAACCGTGGTTATATCACCACATGATGTTCCATGCCATTGATACAAAgacatgtaaaaaaaaaatttatacgtTTTTATTTCATTGACACGGTATGTCAGAATAGTGGTGCATCCGTGCCATGTAAGTCATTATGCTCTCTCATTGAATTTGTAATCGATATTTGGCCAAATAAACTTGAATGCCTAAAATGATCTTTTCACTAATGTAAACGACAAACCATTTGGtataattttgatttttctacACGACATTATTGAATTTGGCATATGACCCCACTACGAGGATGCTTGGTGCAATTTGACATGACGTTAGAAGAAATAATAAGACCAGTTGCACAAGCGCTTAGGtaatttttagattttgataAGTATGTAGGTTCACAATGCATCGATATTCGCACGTGTCCACTAGTATCCTCCACACTCCTCCTCTTCTTACTTTTACTCAGATTAATCTGTCAATTATTAGTACATCCCATCATTCATATAAGTTGAACATAAAATCTTACTTACAAAGTAAAGAGGAAGATCAGCATACGTGGTACTGGTTCCTATTACCTTGCAAACTATGCACTCCTATTTAGCTACGGAAAGGGTCGGATCCCTTCCTTCTAATCCACTAAATCAGGGAATTCGTCccattaaaatttaatccaacgactgagtttattataacttttaaagtagtTCCCTATTTGTagtcatttgatcaaatttcaataatacGAATTCTCTAATTTGATGGATTAAGAAGAAGGGATTCAGAGATGATCTTTTTCCATTTAGCTACCAATATTGTCCAATAAGGCAATAATTATGATTTAgacattatataaaaaaagcCCAATCGGATCCTCTCCGAATTCTTTATGTAAGGATTCTGGAAATTCATAAATTgtgttcgtttatcgtacatcatgtGATCAGTTTTTGTCTTGTATTATTTGCATTTAAttttacaaatatatatatatatatatatatatatatatttaaaatgacTTCTgataatgtacgatgaacgaatatgattTATCGAGATCCTCACAAGATGATCCAACCAGAATCCGAATTCAAAAAGAACCACATGTTACCAGGAATACCTGTCAATTCAGCAGCACCTACCCACTATACTGTCTCCATTATTTCCCTCTCAAGAAACGTCTAGGTTCATTGTACAACAACAAAATCATGCCAAGAACACCACCACCACTTTCTCCCACCCAAAATTTCACTAAACTCCACCATCATCTCTCCTTGAACCTCAGGTTTACCCATGGGAGAGGTTGATCCGGCCTTCATCCAAGCCATCGACAGGAGGCCGAATCCCAAGCCCAAAAACTCATCACTTGTTGATGAAATCCCCACAATTGACCTCTCAGCTCTACGCACCGGTCCCGAGGATGACATACGCGAAACAGGTTCATCGCCAAGTGACGTCTCGGGCCATGCTAAACTGGTTTCAGAAATAGGCCATGCATGCAAAAACTGGGGGTTTTTCCAAGTTGTGAATCATGGGGTTCCACTGGAACTGGGCAGGAAGATTGAGGATGTGGCCAAGAAATTCTTTGAGCTACCAGGTGAGGAGAAGAGGAAGGTGAAGAGGGACATGGTGAATGCTTTGGGGTACCATGATGGTGAGCACACTAAGAATGTTAGAGATTGGAAGGAAGTGTTTGATTTCTTGGTGGAAGATCAGACGGCTGTCGCAGCTTCACATGAGCCAGGTGATGAGGAGCTGAGGGTGTTGACGAATCAGTGGCCTCAGTACCCTCCTGAGTTCAGgtaatttatttgttttcgTTTATTTTAGGGcccgtttgataatcatttccgttttttttcagtttttagtaTCACCTTCTATAGAATGATTTGCGTAAAGTTGGCTGATTATGGATTTGCTTTGGTTCGAAGATTTAGAAATATAGCCACTCGAAGAGTGCTTGAACACCACTCCATAATGCTCGAGTCCCCTCGAGCGGTTCAAGTTCTACAAGTCTGAACTTGATTCACAAGTGTTACAAGTTCGGATTCATGAAGATTAAACTATTTGCGATTAGAAATTGGCATGTGATGCCTGTCTAGTACCAACTCCACCAAATTTTAGCATATCTTGTTGTGGTTTATGTACAGTTTACTCCATTATGCTAATTGTTTTTCTTCACCTTGGCATGTGGTTTATGTACTCGAATTGACTGCCTTGAGCAGAGAGGTCTGCCAAGAGTATGCTCGAGCGGTCGAAAAACTAGCATACAAGTTGCTAGGACTAATTGCTCTGAGCTTAGGCCAGCCCAAAAACAGGTTCGATGACTACTTCAAAGACCACCAAACGAGCTTGGTCAGACTCAATCACTATCCTCCATGCCCTTCCCCTCACCTAGCTCTAGGTGTTGGCCCGCACAAGGATGCTGGCGCCTTAACCATCCTTGCCCAAGATGACGTTGGAGGACTAGAAGTTAGGCGGAAATCAGATGGAGAGTGGAGTCCAGTCACGCCCACCCCAAATGCCTACATCATCAATGTTGGTGACATTGTTCAGGTACCACTCATGAACCATGTAGTTTCGGTGAAATGACAACTTTAAATATGTATCTATGGAGCTGTAATTACGAATGAGATTGTTCTTGAAAATCACCATTTTGAACTACAAAGTTAAAGTTCTCGATGTGTGAAACAACTGTTTCAATGAAATGAAATCATCCCGCTATGTCTTAATCATGAATGATGTTCTTGTAAAATACCCTTTTGCACAacaaaagaaatgaagaaaaagttttgaacttTTAAGCGTATGAAATACTCCTATATTCTCCCATTCCTTTCTTAGTTGGACCAACCAGATTTTCGACAAGCATTTCTGTTGGCACAAGAAGAAGAACTGTAAGTGAATTTTAATCATTACAATTATTCGAGATGTAATATGTATGTTCACTCTGTGAATTGCAGGTTTGGAGCAACGACAAATATGAGAGCGTGGAGCACCGTGTGGTGGTGAATTCTGAGAAAGAGAGATTTTCAAttccattcttcttcttcccagccCATCATGTGATGGTGAAGCCCTTGGAGGAGCTACTGAGTGATGGAAATCCTGCCAAATACAGGGAATACAACTGGGGAAAGTTTTACGCTACCAGAAACCGCAGTGATTTCAAGAAACAGGAGGTGGAGAACATCCAAATTCATCATTTCAAGTTACCGGAGTAGATACTAGATGGTATAGCATGAACGTTTAATCACCGGTAGCAACTGGCAACGCAAAGTTCTTTTCGCTTCTTGTGATTACCGTGCTATGTAACCGGATTGGAGGCTTTGGAATCTGCTTCAGTAACTGCTAATAAGTGAGTTGCATGTAAAATCGCCTACTTTTACTTAAAGCTTCTATATCTCTCTGCAAGTCTGGGGCAGATATCTAAGTGCAATCTTCAAGGAAAATCAAACCTTGAAGTAAATATACTATAGCAAtcaccaattttcttttaatacaAGCGATACTAAGGAGTATGAACCGAATACATGACCTGAGGTGTAGAGGTAAACTTGCTTAACAATTTGAACTGCAAGCCTTTCGCATTGTAATGATCACTGTTAAGTTCATGCTAAACGTGATTAAAAACTCTCCGTTTCCGACCCCAAAGCCATCGAAAGGCTTATCGCACAAATAGGCAATGCATGTAAGGACTGGGGTTTCTTCCAAGTGATCAACCACAGGGTTCTGTTGGAGAAGCGCCAGAGGATCGAGGCTGCTGCTCGGAAGTTCTTTGCGCTGCCCTTGGAGGAGAAGAGGAAGATTAGAAGGGATGAAAAGAGTATGTTCGAGAGGTCGAAAAGCTAGGTCTATAGTTGATTGGATAGATTGCATTGAGCCTAGGTTTGCCAGAAGTGACCAGTTTTATCAGACTCAAACCACTATTCGCCTTGTCCTTCCAAATCAAAATCGCCATCCATGGGAGAGATTAATCCAGCTTTCATCCAAGATCCCGAGCACCGACCAAAACTGTCAATCATCGAAGCTGATGGCAT carries:
- the LOC114827562 gene encoding uncharacterized protein — protein: MEEEDKQPLKEDKGPQQEEKEEPKGGAAEAQVSPAKSGGGWGGWGFSSVFSDLQKAAEEISRNAAAAAQTAAKSLADMQAAEDSEESSKEEEGDTEKETQDDTESQDEHEKQRKAALDKLEKASEDSLFGQGLKVLDSSVENFATGAWQALGSALKGGTDLVHKIENSAVNLAGSIQQGGGAGSTAPSLLETGKAFTSKGMQVLELVGKETLDLLITETGIEVDKDSTLSEKETEEDQLYEEVGFDRCFYIYGGPEQLEELEALSSHYALLFNRRKGKLSSEQKSIYDGKLKQVQQIFSLNTELDGSGAELDKGKKKKTGDDGNSNEMKSLHDSSVSKAADMAAGFTSALAGQAVNDIIQRTTGRLESLHSEGVHRLSELCCSAVSQLLMLGKSIISSANKTQAEDVDADLENIDWPEDSVEKAKIIRSKTQTMTGYVEAVSSSFVTGISDVAEAYLAAIKGASEDSHEVLPRTSIQEKASSFSKHLRDDQTTALSKIQDGLHYLSYVVISTSMPAA
- the LOC114827563 gene encoding protein LATERAL BRANCHING OXIDOREDUCTASE 1-like; the encoded protein is MGEVDPAFIQAIDRRPNPKPKNSSLVDEIPTIDLSALRTGPEDDIRETGSSPSDVSGHAKLVSEIGHACKNWGFFQVVNHGVPLELGRKIEDVAKKFFELPGEEKRKVKRDMVNALGYHDGEHTKNVRDWKEVFDFLVEDQTAVAASHEPGDEELRVLTNQWPQYPPEFREVCQEYARAVEKLAYKLLGLIALSLGQPKNRFDDYFKDHQTSLVRLNHYPPCPSPHLALGVGPHKDAGALTILAQDDVGGLEVRRKSDGEWSPVTPTPNAYIINVGDIVQVWSNDKYESVEHRVVVNSEKERFSIPFFFFPAHHVMVKPLEELLSDGNPAKYREYNWGKFYATRNRSDFKKQEVENIQIHHFKLPE